The Calditrichia bacterium genomic sequence TTCTGGCGCAGCCGAAATTGAGTGCGGCGGAGCAATCGCGCATCCGCGCGAACAGCAGCGTTCAGGGGTTCGAATTCGGGAGCATGGGAGGCTATTACACGTTTGCGGAGGTGGTTTCGGAACTGGATTCGATGCGGTTGCTGTATCCGAATTTGATTTCACAAAAGCAATCGATCGGCAGCACCCATCAGGGACGCGATGTGTGGATGGTCAAAATTTCCGATAATCCCGACATCGACGAAAACGAGCCGGAAGTGCTCTACGACGCGCTGCATCATGCCCGCGAGCCGCAAAGCATGATGACGGTCATTTATTATATGTATTATTTGCTGGAAAATTACGGCACCGATCCGGAAGCGACTTATCTGGTTGACAATCGCGAGCTGTATTTTGTCCCGGTGATCAATCCCGACGGTTACGAATACAACCGCCAAACCAACCCGAACGGCGGCGGTTTTTGGCGAAAAAATCGCCGGAACAACGGCAGCAGTTACGGGGTGGATTTGAACCGGAATTACGGGCACATGTGGGGATACGACAACAGCGGTTCCAGCCCGTCACCGGGCAGCGACACCTATCGCGGACCGTCCGCTTTTTCAGAGCCGGAAACGCAGGCAATCCGCGATTTTTGCAACAGCCGCGAATTCAAAATGGCGCTGAATTACCACACCTATTCCGATCTGCTGATTTATCCCTGGGGCTACATTGCCTCGTTCGAAACGCCCGATTCCGCAGTTTTTCGCGAATACGCCGCAGATATGACCCAGTTCAACAATTACACCTGGGGCACCGGTGACCAGACGGTCGGTTATCTCACCAATGGCGATTCCGACGACTGGATGTATGGCGAGCAGGTCACAAAGCCCAAAATTTATTCGATGACGCCGGAAGTCGGCGGCTCAGGCGATGGATTTTGGCCATCGCAAAGCCGGATTTATCCGCTCGCGGAGGAAAACCTCTACCCGAATTTATTTGTCGCGTGGGCTGCCGGTGAATTTGTGAAATACAGCGATTATGTGCTGAACGATTTCGGTAACGGTAACGGTTTTCCCGATCCTGGCGAAAACGTTGACATTCGCTTTACCCTCAAAAATTTGGGATTGAGCGACGCCACCGGCGTATCGGTTGCGCTGGTCAGCGATGATCCGTATGTGCAAATTTCCGCGCCGTCCAAAAATAATGCGATCGATATCCCTGCACGTGGCGAGGCGCTCTCTGACCCGCTAACGTTCACTATTGCAGGAAATGCGCCGCAGGCACATGCAATTTCGATACAGGTGCAAATCACATTTAACGATTACACGATTTCGCAAAATTTGCAAGGTTTACTGGTCGGCACGCCGCAGGTTTCCTTTTCGGACGGCGCGGAAAATGGCACCGGAAACTGGAATACCGGGCAAGGTTGGAACACCACCACCAGCCAATCGCACAGCGCCAGCCGTTCGTTTACGGATAGCCCGTCGGGGAATTATGGCAGCAATATCAACAATTCTCTCACGCTGCAAGTGCCGCTCGATTTTACGGATGTCACCGCTGCATATCTGGAATTTTGGACAAAATGGGCGATCGAAAGTCGCTGGGATTTTGCCCAGGTTCACGCCTCCACCAATGGCACAAGCTGGACATCGCTGAGCGGATTGCACACCATTCCCGGCAGCGGCGATGGCGTGCAGACCACCGGTGAGCCCGGTTACGACGGATTCCAATCCAGTTGGGTAAAAGAACAGATGGATTTGAGTCAATTTTCCGGCGCAGCGCAATTGTTCTTGCGGTTCCGGCTGCGTTCGGATGTCTCCGTTGAAGAAGACGGTTGGTATGTGGACGACATCAGTATCAGCGCGTATGGCAGCGGAAGCGTTACCGGCGTTGCTGTCGACGATGGCTGGAATCTCATTAGTCTGCCACTTAACGTTAGTAATTCCAATTATTTAGATGTGTTCCCAAATGCATTGCCGGGAACTCTTTTTGGCTTCGACGGATCGTATGTGACAGCGACGGAACTGACTGCCGGAAACGGTTATTGGCTGCGATTTGCAGCTGCAGAACTGGCGCCTGTTACCGGACAACCCATCGATGCGTTGCAATTATCGCTCAGTGAAGGTTGGAACCTGATCGGCGGGATTTCCTGCGCGGTAGCGGAAGCCGCTATCGATGATCCGGCGGCAATCGTCATTCCGGGCACGCTGTATGGGTTTAGCGGATCGTATTTTCCGGCAACAGGTATCGAACCGGGAAACGCATACTGGATTCGCGCAAGTGCAAATGGCACTATCGGGCTAACCTGCGGCGCTGCAATCGGCAAATCATCAACCGTTGCGGTTGTGCCGGAAAATGCAACCGTGGTAACAATTGCGGATAATGCCGGACATCACCAACAGCTCTATCTCAATGTAAATATGGAAGATAACACGATAACTGAAAATAGCTTTTCGCTGCCGCCGTTGCCGCCATCGGGCATGTTCGATGCCCGTTTTTCCGGCGATGTTCGGGCAATTGCCGATGCCGAAGCGACCATCGATTTGCAGGCGCGGCACTTTCCGCTGCGCATCACTGTTCAGCCGGAAACGGTCGGAAAGCCGTACGAGCTAAAAATATTTGCAGGAACACAGCTTGTTGACACCCAAAATGTGACGGATAACCGGGCAGTTTTGATCGCCAATCCGGACATCACAAAATTGCAGCTTCGCGTTGTTGGCGATCAGATTCCGGAGGCGTTTACCGTTGCCCAAAACTACCCGAACCCATTTAATCCGGTAACCGAAATTCGCTATGCTTTGCCGAATGCAGCTGATGTGCAAGTGGTTGTTTACAATGCACTTGGGCAACAGATAAAAACGCTCGTTTCCGCCAAACAGGAAGCCGGAAATCACACGGTAGTTTGGGATGCAACCGATGCCAACGGTGCCCCCGTGAGCAGCGGATTGTATTTTTACCGTGTCAAAGCCGGTGCTAAAATTGCTGTTCGGAAAATGCTGTTGATGCGCTAACGATGCTGCCAACTATTGCGGGAAACGGATAATGGAAACTGCCAAAATTGCTGATACGCTGCTGGAATTGAAAGAATTTCAGACCAAACGGTTGCGGGAAACTTACGCTGATTTTTCCGCGCAGCCGGAATTTGCCGCGCTGGTTGAGTTCTTTTTCAGCCAGATTTATGGCACGCAGGATTTTGGTTTTCGCAACGAAAGCATCAAAACGCTGCATCAGCGGTTGAGCGGATTGCTGCACGGTCAAATCATTGACGGTATTGGCAAAGTAATCGAATTGAACGATCTCACCGAAAATCTGGATCGCCGGATGGCTGAGGAATTTATCAGGCGCGATGTTTCCAAATTATCGAATATGGAAATTTACGGCGATGTTTATAGTAGTCTGGACAATTACGATCAACGGATTCACCAAATCAATTTGATGGTGGAAGCCACCAAAAGCATCCACCATCTCAGCCAGATGTGGCTGATCGGGCTATCGCTGAAAGCGGTGAGCAAAGCCGCGCACATTGCCGGATACGGCAAAATTATGGATTTCCTGGAGGCGGGATACAGCGCATTTCACCGGGTAAAAAATATCAGGGCTTTTTTGGATGCGGTGCAATCGCGTGAAATGGCGCTGAATGACCGGCTGTTTGGCAAAACCGGGTGATCTGTTTTTTGCCGCGAAGGCGCAAAGTGCGCAAAGGGAATAGTTGGTTCCTCATGTATTCGCGCCAAAGGTGCTCATTCAAGTAACGTTCCAGCTCAGGTTGTTATTTACCGACTCTCTGTACTGGCTCTGCGAAGGTAGGAATCTCCAAAAGTTGTTGTTTTTAATAAACTTAACGCTCTTTGTGCTTTCGCTGCAAATCCACTTACGATCATACTAAACATCAAAATACTGCAGGAAACCCGCATTGTTCAATCTGTGTTACATCTGATCTATAAACCGTTAAAAAACCGATGTAACCAACCTGTGACAATTTACACAGGGTAAGTTTTGAAATTGCTTTTATTAACGATGTGAACAGGGTCGTAATAAATCATCGCATTCTCTGGCGAAAAACACGGAAGTTGAAACACGGGAATCTGCCTCACCATCGATATCCCCTTTGGATTATTCCCACTTCCATTGCTTCGTCACAATTTTGCGTAACCGCAGTTAAAACAACATATTGGAACGGAGTGACTATGAAGCAAATCACACAATTTTTTGGAATTCTACTGACCGGAATTTTGCTCTGGGGATGCAGCAATACAGATAAACCTGCGTTGGCAATTCATGAGCAACAATATATACAGGGCATCGAATTGGCTAAAAATGGCGATTTCACATCGGCAATCCATTCGTTCAAAACTGCCCTGATGGAGATGCCTGGATATTCGCCGGCGGACGGCAGCATGGCTATCGCGAAAGATGCCGAAGCGGGGAAATTGAAACCGCAAGCCGCAATGGCGTTGTTCCGCGCGATTGATTTCGGGAATCATTTTGATAACGAGAAAAAAATTCGTGAGCTGAATTTGGCGATATCGATAGATCCGAACTATGCGCCTGCGTATAACGAGCGCGGCATTGCATTTTTTGATATGGGAAAATTCCGGCAGGCGCTCTCGGATCGCAATCATGCCATCGAATTATCGCCAAACGAACCGGCATCGTATTACAACAAAGCGCTCACCTGCGAAAAACTGGAAATGTTCGAAGACGCCATCGATGCGTATGCCCGCTTTATCGAACGTGCCAATCCGCGTCAAAAAGAGCATGTTGAATACGCCCGTTTCCGGATTGAAGAATTGGAAGAGCTGGTTCTGCAGGGAAGAAAAAATACCTGATATCCAATAAAAACAAACAGTTAAAAAATCAGCCGTATCGTTACATTTGTTTTCAAAGGGTCATTGTCATTGGTTAGGAGTTTGCGTAAGATCCGCAACATACAGGTGCCCGGAGTTCTGGTCAATCCACAGACGCCCAATAAATCGCACATATTTCCCGCCTGTATCAACCTCCACAAAATGCTCGCCATACGTTAACTGCACGTCGATGGGTGTGCGACCGCGATGCTCACCATCGATGTAAACTTCCCCATCCATTGGGAAGCTGCGAATGGCCAGACGTTTGTTTATGGGCACCTTTATCGGCTGGACAGGCTGCGGCGCGGAAACGCGTCGCGCCTTTTTTATGTACGGAAGCGGATCGAGATGCTGGTTGTTTTGCAGAATCGAAAAATGGAGATGGGAACCGGTTGCCCGCCCGCTTTTTCCGGCGATGCCGATCAGTTCGCCGGGACTTACTAATTGCCCTTTTTTTACCAAAATTTTTTTCAAATGATGGTATTTTGAAAGAAAATTATCCGCATGTTCGATGTTTATCATGTTGCCGGATAATTTGTTGTAACCGGTGAAAATCACTGCGCCACCGCGCCAGGCAAATACTGAATCTCCTTCAAAACAATCGATATCGATCCCGCGATGAAATTCGCTGCCGCGTCCGCTGAACGGATTTTTCCGCCAGCCAAATTCGCTGGTCACCGGTTTTGGCGCGCCCAGCGGATGAAAGGATTCTTCCTGCGCTACAGCGGTTTTGCTCCCAAAGCAGATTGTCATGAGCAGCCCGATGCCGCAAACCCATATTTTCTGACGAATGTGTTGTTTCATATTTCTAAAAATCATGCCCGGAAGATACAAATCGCATGGCGCAAGTTAAAGCCGTTTTTTTTGCAATGCCTGTCACACGATAACTGATTGACAATTCTAAATATCAGTCGTGAACAATTTGCTGAAAAATTACGTATCACCAAATAAATTTTCTTTGCTTGCGCTTCGCTTTTCAATTATGTTTGAAGCTTAAGCACAGTGATAAGACCCAAACCGGGGATGTTAAAAAATGGACGAAATTAAAAAATTAGCTGTATTATTTACCGGCGTTCTGATCATCGGAATTGTCGTTTGGATGGTTTCGAGAGTACCGGGTGCTTCGGGATACAATTCGTTACCCAAACAAAGCAGCATCCATCCATTGTCGCCGGAGCCAGAGGCAAAGCAGCTATCTCCGGTGGAGCCGCGTGTTTCCGCTCAACCCGGGGCGCGGCAAAACATCCGCGATTCCATTGCCTGGCGGAAAACGGAACCTGTGGAACCGGCGGAACGTCCGGTGATCAGCGGTGCAATCCCGTTCAACGGAAATCCCAACGCAATTTTTGTGGGTGCTGCTCAAAAAATTTTACCGGCAGTTGTTTCCATCGAAAATATCCGCAAAACCAGCTCCACTTTCGATCTGTTGCATCCCTTTTTAAAACGAGACGGTGAGAACGATGAAGAGCAAATTCTCCCGCCCGGTTCCGGCTCCGGCATTGTCATCACTCCAAACGGCTATATTTTGACCAACAATCACGTGATCGAAGATGCCAAAGAACTGCGGGTAAAATTATACGATAAACGCGAATTTGAAGCCAAGTTGGTTGGCACCGATCCCACAACGGATATCGCGGTGATTCGCATTGAGGCGGAAAACCTTCCGGCAGCATACATCGGGGATTCGGACAGTGTGCAAATCGGCGAATGGGTGATGGCTGTTGGCAACCCGCTAAATTTTACATCCACGGTTACTGCCGGCATCGTCAGCGCGCTGGGTCGCAACATTAATATTATTGATGGCAGCCGCTATCGCTATAAAATCGAAAACTTCATCCAAACCGATGCGGTGATCAATCCCGGGAACAGCGGCGGTGCGTTGGTCAATCTCTCCGGTGAGGTTGTCGGCATCAACACGGCAATTGCCACACGCAGCGGATATTATCAGGGCTACGGATTTTCAATTCCCATCAACCTTGCCCAAAAAGTCAGCGAAGATCTGATCAACGATGGTTACGTTCGCCGGGCAATTCTCGGTGTCAGTATCGATCAGGTGAGCGATCGCGTTGCCAAAGCGGTGGGATTGCC encodes the following:
- a CDS encoding immune inhibitor A, yielding MKQLSNLVLFICIFGWGIAVAQPTEIYSEVRIFVDQPSVFQDLANNDIYFDHIHREKTDRGMAITGVLNSRELATLQTSGIDHEVLIPDMTAHFLAQPKLSAAEQSRIRANSSVQGFEFGSMGGYYTFAEVVSELDSMRLLYPNLISQKQSIGSTHQGRDVWMVKISDNPDIDENEPEVLYDALHHAREPQSMMTVIYYMYYLLENYGTDPEATYLVDNRELYFVPVINPDGYEYNRQTNPNGGGFWRKNRRNNGSSYGVDLNRNYGHMWGYDNSGSSPSPGSDTYRGPSAFSEPETQAIRDFCNSREFKMALNYHTYSDLLIYPWGYIASFETPDSAVFREYAADMTQFNNYTWGTGDQTVGYLTNGDSDDWMYGEQVTKPKIYSMTPEVGGSGDGFWPSQSRIYPLAEENLYPNLFVAWAAGEFVKYSDYVLNDFGNGNGFPDPGENVDIRFTLKNLGLSDATGVSVALVSDDPYVQISAPSKNNAIDIPARGEALSDPLTFTIAGNAPQAHAISIQVQITFNDYTISQNLQGLLVGTPQVSFSDGAENGTGNWNTGQGWNTTTSQSHSASRSFTDSPSGNYGSNINNSLTLQVPLDFTDVTAAYLEFWTKWAIESRWDFAQVHASTNGTSWTSLSGLHTIPGSGDGVQTTGEPGYDGFQSSWVKEQMDLSQFSGAAQLFLRFRLRSDVSVEEDGWYVDDISISAYGSGSVTGVAVDDGWNLISLPLNVSNSNYLDVFPNALPGTLFGFDGSYVTATELTAGNGYWLRFAAAELAPVTGQPIDALQLSLSEGWNLIGGISCAVAEAAIDDPAAIVIPGTLYGFSGSYFPATGIEPGNAYWIRASANGTIGLTCGAAIGKSSTVAVVPENATVVTIADNAGHHQQLYLNVNMEDNTITENSFSLPPLPPSGMFDARFSGDVRAIADAEATIDLQARHFPLRITVQPETVGKPYELKIFAGTQLVDTQNVTDNRAVLIANPDITKLQLRVVGDQIPEAFTVAQNYPNPFNPVTEIRYALPNAADVQVVVYNALGQQIKTLVSAKQEAGNHTVVWDATDANGAPVSSGLYFYRVKAGAKIAVRKMLLMR
- a CDS encoding peptidoglycan DD-metalloendopeptidase family protein; the protein is MKQHIRQKIWVCGIGLLMTICFGSKTAVAQEESFHPLGAPKPVTSEFGWRKNPFSGRGSEFHRGIDIDCFEGDSVFAWRGGAVIFTGYNKLSGNMINIEHADNFLSKYHHLKKILVKKGQLVSPGELIGIAGKSGRATGSHLHFSILQNNQHLDPLPYIKKARRVSAPQPVQPIKVPINKRLAIRSFPMDGEVYIDGEHRGRTPIDVQLTYGEHFVEVDTGGKYVRFIGRLWIDQNSGHLYVADLTQTPNQ
- a CDS encoding Do family serine endopeptidase gives rise to the protein MDEIKKLAVLFTGVLIIGIVVWMVSRVPGASGYNSLPKQSSIHPLSPEPEAKQLSPVEPRVSAQPGARQNIRDSIAWRKTEPVEPAERPVISGAIPFNGNPNAIFVGAAQKILPAVVSIENIRKTSSTFDLLHPFLKRDGENDEEQILPPGSGSGIVITPNGYILTNNHVIEDAKELRVKLYDKREFEAKLVGTDPTTDIAVIRIEAENLPAAYIGDSDSVQIGEWVMAVGNPLNFTSTVTAGIVSALGRNINIIDGSRYRYKIENFIQTDAVINPGNSGGALVNLSGEVVGINTAIATRSGYYQGYGFSIPINLAQKVSEDLINDGYVRRAILGVSIDQVSDRVAKAVGLPKPIGALIQGVTGNSPAQKAGLQQGDIVLAVNGSEVVSVNDLQIKIAQNRPGDVVAVVIWRDGKKWEVDVELGEAPDSVQLETETPVETKEPEEKEFENFGLTVRELTKEEQARYDITEGLIVEKLVPNSPADRAGIYRLDVILQIDDMPVKSLEEFNTITRESSSGDFVKFQLKIRGGTGTRMVFIEVP